The Antedon mediterranea chromosome 7, ecAntMedi1.1, whole genome shotgun sequence genome has a segment encoding these proteins:
- the LOC140054148 gene encoding oxidoreductase HTATIP2-like: protein MAETQESVPVVAADSNEAKPSEATQNTAAAAPAEAAKEDTATGGAAPEAPKKPVNQALVEAMEKFRALGQKAYVLGATGEVGKELVKELCKAKVFSKVILIGRREIKYEDDLYKEIDLEQKIVNFDELESKHEEDFKGCDVAFCCLGTTKGKAGVEGFKKVDHDYVVNSAKLAKAGGCKHFNLVTSQGSNKNSYFLYPKTKGLAEEHVQELSFQRVSIYRPGLLLCDREEKRFFESVFHKLAKPLEYFMPTAGTAPTVSVAKAMINNSVTPNDKAVEILTNKDIRILAGDVNPKK from the exons ATGGCAGAAACCCAAGAATCGGTACCAGTAGTAGCGGCAGACAGCAACGAGGCAAAGCCATCTGAAGCAACTCAGAACACAGCTGCAGCAGCACCAGCAGAGGCTGCAAAAGAAGACACTGCCACTGGTGGTGCCGCACCAGAAGCACCAAAGAAACCTGTAAATCAGGCTCTTGTTGAAGCCATGGAGAAGTTCCGTGCTCTTGGTCAAAAGGCATATGTGTTAGGAGCCACTG GCGAGGTCGGAAAGGAATTAGTAAAAGAACTTTGTAAAGCAAAGGTTTTCAGCAAAGTGATCTTGATTGGTCGAAGAGAAATTAAgtatgaagatgacctgtacaAAGAAATTGACCTA GAGCAAAAGATTGTTAATTTTGATGAGTTGGAAAGCAAACATGAGGAGGACTTCAAAGGATGCGATGTAGCATTCTGTTGCCTAGGAACAACAAAAGGAAAAGCTGGTGTG GAGGGATTCAAGAAGGTAGACCATGATTATGTTGTGAACTCGGCTAAGCTAGCTAAAGCAGGTGGCTGCAAGCATTTCAATCTTGTTACATCACAGGGATCTAACAAAAACAGCTACTTCTTGTACCCCAAAACAAAG GGTTTGGCTGAAGAGCATGTGCAGGAGTTAAGTTTCCAGCGAGTTTCCATCTATAGGCCAGG GTTACTGCTCTGCGATCGAGAAGAAAAGCGATTTTTTGAATCAGTCTTTCACAAACTTGCGAAGCCGTTGGAATATTTCATGCCGACAGCTGGCACTGCTCCTACGGTCAGCGTTGCCAAGGCGATGATCAACAACTCAGTGACACCTAACGATAAGGCGGTAGAAATATTGACCAACAAAGACATACGTATTCTGGCTGGTGATGTTAACCCcaagaaataa